From Girardinichthys multiradiatus isolate DD_20200921_A chromosome 13, DD_fGirMul_XY1, whole genome shotgun sequence:
cCAAACTGAGACGCTTCAACGTCAGTTCTCGCTGCCTGCTCAGCCAATCAGATAATTCGCTTTCAGTCGCTAGGCAGAATGTATTGAATGTAGGTTTGGCTGAAAGGCAAGAAGGCAAAGCATTACGGCACGGTTTGGTGATTCGGAAGAAACATTCAAGTTCtctattgcaaaaaaaaaaaaaaaaaaaactgttaatagTTTAGGTtagtgtttatttatatatacctGCATAATGTTTCAGTTTAAAACACGAGGAGCTTCACTTCAGATATAGGAAGTCTCCTTTTATTCAGTAACTTGTAAGTGCAGATTTCACAGTTCTGATCAATTTTCTCTGCACCAAATACATATCTCATATGTATCTTTTAAATCAGCTTTTTTCTCCTGGCACTGTAATCTGACTTCTGCTTCTTTTATGAAACATTCTTGTTTGTTCAGTGGCTTTTGTTGAGTCTGTGGACCTATATTATTGACTGTTTTGGGccctgttaaaaaaaatgtcaatatcTGGGTCGACTTACCACAATCAAGGAGTCAAAATTTCAAAAAGTATGTCAACAAAGGGATTGctttttagaaaagaaaatgtattaaataatcaACCTTTGTTGCTTAGTAAAAACCTCAATCAACTAACTAGTAACCTGAACTAGTGTTTATTGTATTGTGAGCTCCAGATTAATGTTAAAAGGAGCATATAATGAGAAATGAATTTGTCAATTTTACTCAAAAACCAGGCTAtgttttaaatgagaaaatatgaaATTTGCTGCATTACCGTCCATTCAGTCTTTCGAAGTGtagttttaaacatgtttctccCTTGTTGGTATTTCCTCAGTTTTAAATTTCTtcccttaaaatgtttttgttttttttaagatgagcAAAGTGTCCAGCAGTAGGCAATAAAAATTCTGTACTCGAACACATAAgacccaaaataaataaacagatgcCACAGTAACATACAAGGACAACCATCTTTTTTTGCTGGCTTTAAGACCCTTTTCCCAAATTCCTGTAAGCATCTGATATTTGATATCTGTTGCGTCTCTCTGCTCGTTATTTAGTATTTATATTAAAGCagacaaaaaccaaaattcGAAATAGTTCTAGTTACAAGTTTTGTTGGATTGGATTTATAATACTTTGATAAATTCTTTTTACAATTTTGCCATGtcttcagtttgtgttttggtgcttctaataataaaacaatgtttttattaatcaaAGGCAGGTATGAGAGACAGATACAACTGAtggaaatcaaacatttaagtTAACTTATTGTTTTGATTGGTGAACACATGTAGTTTTAACATGAATTTTTAAAGCATGGAAATAATGTTCTGGTAAAAGTAAATTTACTAAAGCAGAATCTTCTTTATTGTATTTCTATATACAATTATAGTGATGCACTGAGCAGCTTCCAGCAGTCTTTTATTGTGTAAAATGAATTAGATACTACTGGTTGCTTTTTATGTTtccaataaagcaaaacaacaaaatcctGTTTAACCCACGCTTGCATTTTTAATGAAACATCTCAGAAACTGACCATCTTTTTCCTTCATCAGTCCAGTCTTTCATCCCAGGTGAAACCTCTCCTTGTGCTCTTACTTGTCCTTCTCTGTTCTCCAACCTCTTCAGTtacccctccctccctccttccttttTCTAACCGTCTCTTCCTCCCAAAGCGGAAACCAAATCCTCCTTTCTCTCGGCTGACGGCTTGGAGCCCTCCGGCCATGGATGTTAGATCGTTATTTCTCTTCAAGCCTTCCTCACCTTCTCCCCCCTCCTGATAGTTCATGGTCTCCAGAGAGTTATCGTCAGCAAATGGGGAGAGTGGCAGATTCATGACGTCTTCTCTCTGTGCTCTCAGCAGCTGCTCTTCTTCCCATGGCTCGTCTTCCTCGGGCTCCAGAAGAGTTTGCGTAGAGTCTTGAGGCCAGTTTGACCAGGTTTTAGGGTCTTTGGAGTTCTGCAGAGGAGCCTTGAGGTCATACAGGGTGATCTCCAGCTCACGTCTGTCCAGTGTGGGATAGAAGGCAGCTGAGGATGGGGGATGCGTGGAAATTATGTGTGGGATTGGCCAGAGGAGGGTGAGGAAGAGGAAGGGGATCTTTGAGGCACTGATATGGAAAGGCAGTTTCATCTGGACAAAAAGAGCAGCAATGATCATTTTATATTGTGTCTAAAATacttatttgtatttaatttgcTCTTTTCTCAGATTAACTCAATTTGGATGAGAGTTAAGTCGCACAGTAAACAGTAAAACTATTAAGTTATTAAGTTACAAGAAACCTAAATAAAGTGgatgacttttttttaatatgatttTCAGCTGGATGCAATAAAGGGGTCAAACATTAATTGACTGAGGACACAAATGTGTACACGAGTCTAGGTCAAAAGCAAAATATTAATCTAACCAAGAGCAAACAACAACATGACTCATGAACACTAACAGAACTAGAGAATTTAACAAGAATCTGACATGTTTCTGAACTCATTTTAATAGACAAATTCATATAAGTAAACTCAGAAAAAATGGTTGTACATTAAAATTTGTAAGGGAAAGGGAGGAAAGTGATGTTTCTGCAAAAGATCATAGCAACAGATAGCAACCCTATTCTATCTGACAATGTATTGAAGAGTCTACATGCAAACATTCATTTCAGTTAATTCAGACAGTTTTTTCACTTGTGCACATTTTATCTAAAATACTTCACATTAAAATCTAAAAGCACTGTGATACTTTCAGAAATATGGAAGAGCTGGTAAATATCTGATTTGGTAAAACTGGTCAATAGACACAGATTCAAGTTTTGCCGTTTATCCCAGGAAATACGCTAACTGAGTAGAATTGTGCATACACAAAATGTCTCCAAGAATCCCAGAACTCAACTTCATCAACTAAAACTTATAAAAGTCTAAGATCATGAATCTAATTAGATTGCTATTGTTCAAAATTCAACAGCAAGCAAAGAAAACTCAGTATGCCCTTTCTTATCAAAGAGCCCAACTAATCAAAATGATGCACTAAACTCCTCTGCATTGACCCCTGAACGAAATGTTTTTAGACCATACAAACCATCTCTATTTATATAACACTTCAAAACAAACCAATGTTCACAAAGTGAATGTATatgttgaaataaaagaaaaacagacaagttaaaaacagacaacaacgaaataaagaaaaaataataataaaaaattaaagccAACCTCTCAGAAAGTAGGAAACGAGACCAAAAGAACAGTGCTAAGATATGGCTAATATATTTTCCTGAGAAAGACCTCTTAAAGACTGATTACAACATGAGAACTAGGGTTCATGAAGAAAGGTTTATAAGTATGATCCTGAGCTCTCTAAATATTGCACCATTTAAGTTGATGTGCTGAAGTATGGGCAAACAGCTTGTACTAACTACAAAGTTACTACccaggttttttattttaagttgagATTTGGTCGGTTAAACCCACCTGCCTTATTGAGCTACTTCTTAGCTGCTCTGGACATACAGATTTTCCATCTGGTGTAAATTTCAcacaaaagctgaaataatttcCTCACCATGTAAGGTCTTCCCACATCCCACTTTAGGCATTTCTTACCTTGTTTCCTGTCCGGCACCTCTGTAACATCTGTTGCTTCAGACCTTTTTAAAACTTATCTCCCCCACTCTGCCATCACACATTGGCCCCTCCGCCCTCTGACGCATACTAACATTCACCAAATACTttaaacttcatcctttttaGCTCAGCAACGTTTGCCCGGTAAATCACAGAGGCCAATTATACCTGCATTTTTAGCAAGAGGGGAAGCGGGCACAAGCAATTAATTAAGATTTTTCTGATTTGAAAGAGTCTCTGGGATTTCTTTCATGGTTGTGCTTGTAATTAAGATCGTTTCGATAGGATCGCACAAATATGCTTGAAGAATGTCATAGTAATTCCATGACAAATCCAAACTTGAAATTAAATGAGGCTTTGGCATGAATGAATATGACATCAATTATGTTACAAAATATTTGCAGACCCACACAGGTTATTTAATTATGAATAGGTAGTTTCAAGAGTGAATTAAAAATGGCCTCTTTATTATGTCTAAAACCACATTGTTAAAGAGGAAATGTTTCTGTGGTACCAGGAAGTTCAGAACGTCATTAAAAATGCACAAATCACAAACAGAGTTGGACGCAGTCAGgtgctgctaataaaagcattgagtttttcacaaaagcacagaacagattaattacacagtcatttagtaaacaaaaaaaacaaacattgaacATATTTTGGGTAAAGTATCAAGTACAGGAGCTTGTTTTAGGATCAGTATCTTGAAGTAGCTGTTTTCTGTACAAGTTTTGGTGATCTGTTTTTCAGCACTGCTTTATTGCTTGCATGATTGCAAGGTTCATTCAGGTGGCTGCCAAGCAGGCCAGAATTGTAACCGTTCCACCACCCTGCTTGACAGCTGGTTTGATGTGTTTGTGCTGTTatcctgtgttttgttttcaccaAACATAGCACAGTGCAAtaaagtcaaactttactttgGTTCCTTTTTCAAAACACAAGTTGTTATTAGCTGCAATCTTGTAAACCTCCATCTCACCACCATAGATGCTTTCTCTTGTAAGGTTATacttgttcagtttttttacTTGTCTTCATAATCATTACCATTTTACATGCTGATCACAGTCTAATTTTCCTGGGACTTTCCCTCCTGATAGGATTAACAGCTGTCTAATAGCTAATATTTTCTGCttgtgaattttcttttttttagaataATGGCCTTcggtttcttttttaatttcttcacCTGTGTAAATCTTATACTGATGGGCAGCAAAAAGTGCTTCTCTGACATCACTGCTGTTGTTGTTCCTCCTTCACGTTCCTTAAAAACACACCTAAACCCTCCAGACCAGTAAACTGccaaattaaaatcatttaatcaAGTGCTTTGACAGCAGCGTTGGCTGCTAAAACGCTGTAAGCAGCAAGATATTACTTAGTTTTTCCCCAATAGCTTTTGACTTTATCTCTGTTTAACAAATAATGATTATGTGGAATATGTCATATACTTTCTTGCACTGATGGTTCgttgtaaataattttacaacTTTTAGAAAGAATAGGTACAGcgcaataaatttgaatatcatgGAGAGGTGAATTTCcattcattcagttgtggtctatataatgTCGAattgcaatgctttggtctgaattccttattattgtagctccacag
This genomic window contains:
- the LOC124878722 gene encoding uncharacterized protein LOC124878722, whose product is MIIAALFVQMKLPFHISASKIPFLFLTLLWPIPHIISTHPPSSAAFYPTLDRRELEITLYDLKAPLQNSKDPKTWSNWPQDSTQTLLEPEEDEPWEEEQLLRAQREDVMNLPLSPFADDNSLETMNYQEGGEGEEGLKRNNDLTSMAGGLQAVSREKGGFGFRFGRKRRLEKGRREGGVTEEVGEQRRTSKSTRRGFTWDERLD